A window of Mucilaginibacter sp. PAMC 26640 contains these coding sequences:
- a CDS encoding lipoyl synthase codes for MIELPVVPANQPQRKPDWLRVKLPIGKEYAHVRGVVDNHKLHTICESGNCPNMGECWGAGTATFMILGNICTRSCSFCAVATGRPLAVDTDEPNRVANSVKLMQVKHCVITSVDRDDLKDGGSTIWAETINAIRRESPDTTLETLLPDFRGIWDNLERVLATRPEVVSHNLETVRRLTKEVRIQAKYDRSLDALRRVSETGLRTKSGIMLGLGETEADVLEAMDDLLDAGVHILTLGQYLQPTRNHHPVIDWVHPDQFAAYKEWGLKKGFRYVESGPLVRSSYHAEKHLFEM; via the coding sequence ATGATCGAACTGCCTGTAGTACCGGCGAATCAGCCGCAACGTAAGCCCGATTGGCTCAGAGTTAAGCTTCCTATCGGGAAGGAATATGCTCATGTGCGTGGCGTGGTTGATAACCATAAGCTACATACCATCTGCGAAAGCGGTAATTGCCCGAATATGGGCGAGTGCTGGGGAGCCGGTACGGCAACATTTATGATATTGGGTAACATATGCACGCGCTCGTGCTCTTTCTGTGCAGTTGCAACGGGCAGGCCCCTGGCTGTTGATACCGATGAGCCTAACCGCGTAGCTAACTCGGTAAAACTGATGCAGGTAAAACATTGTGTTATTACTTCTGTCGATCGCGACGACTTAAAGGACGGAGGATCTACTATCTGGGCTGAAACGATCAATGCCATCCGCCGCGAGAGCCCGGATACTACCCTTGAAACTTTGTTGCCCGATTTCCGCGGCATATGGGATAACCTGGAGCGTGTGCTGGCAACCCGCCCTGAAGTGGTGTCGCACAACCTGGAGACCGTTCGCCGTTTAACCAAAGAGGTGCGTATACAGGCAAAGTATGACAGGAGTTTAGATGCCCTGCGCCGTGTATCTGAAACAGGTTTGCGGACCAAATCTGGCATTATGCTTGGCCTGGGTGAAACAGAGGCAGATGTATTGGAAGCAATGGACGATCTACTGGATGCAGGCGTACATATTTTAACGCTAGGCCAGTATTTGCAGCCTACCCGTAATCACCATCCGGTTATTGATTGGGTACATCCGGACCAGTTTGCTGCTTATAAAGAATGGGGATTGAAAAAAGGATTTAGATATGTGGAGAGCGGGCCGTTGGTACGATCTTCTTATCACGCTGAAAAGCATTTGTTTGAAATGTAA
- a CDS encoding bacillithiol system protein YtxJ, which produces MEWISLNSADQLNNIKQQQGYSLIFKHSTRCSISMMAKRRFELDWENLPADMPLYFLDLLKNRDLSAKIAQDFHVHHESPQLLLIKDGECVLDQSHGGISVDETISVLN; this is translated from the coding sequence ATGGAATGGATATCGCTTAATTCGGCTGATCAGCTGAATAATATAAAACAACAACAAGGTTACAGCTTAATTTTTAAGCATAGCACCCGCTGTTCTATCAGTATGATGGCCAAAAGGCGCTTTGAGCTGGATTGGGAAAATCTACCGGCAGATATGCCTTTATACTTTTTAGACCTGCTAAAAAACCGTGACCTTTCTGCCAAGATAGCCCAAGATTTCCATGTGCATCATGAATCGCCACAGTTATTGTTGATAAAAGATGGTGAATGCGTGTTGGATCAGTCACACGGAGGAATTTCTGTAGACGAGACAATCAGCGTTCTGAATTAG
- a CDS encoding 6,7-dimethyl-8-ribityllumazine synthase: MSSALKNLSDFSTASEIPSAEGFTFGIVVAEWNAEITNALYQGAYNSLLQYGANAADIHSYPVPGSFELTSGAELLLQTGKFDAVICLGCVIQGETRHFDFICNAVANGVSNVAIKYSKPVIFGVLTTDNQQQAIDRAGGKHGNKGEEAAVTAIKMAKLAETLKS; the protein is encoded by the coding sequence ATGTCTTCCGCATTAAAAAACCTTTCTGATTTTTCAACAGCTTCCGAAATTCCATCGGCAGAGGGATTTACTTTTGGCATTGTGGTTGCCGAATGGAATGCCGAAATCACCAACGCTTTATACCAGGGTGCCTACAACAGCCTGCTTCAATATGGCGCAAATGCCGCTGATATTCACAGTTACCCGGTACCTGGAAGTTTTGAACTAACCAGCGGTGCTGAGCTGCTATTACAAACGGGTAAGTTTGATGCCGTAATTTGCCTGGGTTGTGTTATACAGGGTGAAACCCGGCACTTCGATTTTATTTGCAACGCAGTGGCAAATGGCGTAAGTAATGTTGCCATAAAATATTCAAAACCTGTTATATTTGGGGTACTTACAACCGATAATCAACAGCAGGCTATTGACAGGGCAGGCGGTAAACACGGAAATAAAGGTGAGGAGGCTGCTGTCACTGCCATAAAAATGGCTAAATTGGCTGAAACATTAAAAAGCTAG
- a CDS encoding DNA recombination protein RecF produces MYLQHLSFLNFKNYTEAELTLSPGVNAFVGNNGAGKTNLLDAVHYLSLCKSYFNPIDSQQIKQGADFFMINGVFQKNNQKEVVACGLKRNQKKQFKRNKKDYQRLADHIGLLPLVMVSPYDISIIIEGSEERRKFIDNVISQTDHQYLDELIAYNKFLANRNAMLKQIADTGRYDPDLLAVLDEQLSVSGSRIFDKRRAFMETFTPIFNEHYSFISGDAEQVDLIYESQLLNGSLDALLKKNIERDRILERTTSGIHKDDLQFTIHSMPMKKFGSQGQQKSFLIALKLAQYTFLTQKKGFKPLLLLDDIFDKLDEGRVTKLMQMVSNNDFGQVFITDTSVGRVQQVFEAINVDVKLFKVAGGGIDA; encoded by the coding sequence ATGTACTTGCAGCATCTTTCCTTTTTAAATTTTAAGAACTATACCGAGGCCGAGCTTACCCTTAGTCCGGGTGTAAACGCTTTTGTTGGTAACAACGGTGCCGGCAAAACCAACCTGTTGGATGCCGTGCATTACCTTTCACTTTGTAAAAGTTATTTTAACCCCATAGATAGTCAGCAGATAAAACAAGGCGCCGACTTCTTCATGATCAATGGCGTTTTTCAAAAAAACAACCAGAAAGAAGTTGTTGCCTGCGGATTAAAGCGGAATCAAAAAAAGCAATTTAAGCGAAACAAGAAAGATTACCAGCGCCTTGCCGATCATATTGGGCTACTGCCGCTGGTAATGGTATCGCCCTACGATATCAGCATTATTATAGAGGGGAGTGAAGAGCGCCGTAAGTTTATCGATAACGTTATCTCGCAAACAGATCATCAGTACCTGGATGAATTGATCGCTTACAACAAGTTTTTGGCTAACCGCAATGCTATGCTCAAACAAATTGCAGATACCGGCCGATACGACCCTGATCTGCTGGCCGTGCTGGACGAGCAACTCAGCGTTTCCGGTTCCCGCATTTTCGACAAGCGCCGGGCATTTATGGAGACTTTTACACCCATATTTAACGAACATTATAGTTTTATAAGCGGGGACGCGGAGCAGGTTGATCTGATCTATGAATCGCAATTGCTCAACGGCAGCCTTGATGCTTTATTAAAGAAGAATATCGAGAGGGACAGGATTCTGGAGCGAACAACCTCCGGTATTCACAAGGATGATCTGCAGTTTACTATCCACAGCATGCCAATGAAGAAATTTGGTTCACAGGGGCAGCAAAAATCCTTTCTGATCGCGCTAAAACTCGCTCAATATACTTTCTTAACCCAGAAGAAAGGCTTTAAGCCGCTGCTGTTATTAGATGACATTTTTGATAAGCTGGATGAAGGCCGCGTTACCAAGCTGATGCAAATGGTGAGTAACAATGATTTTGGGCAGGTATTTATCACCGATACGAGTGTTGGCCGGGTACAGCAGGTTTTTGAGGCGATTAACGTCGATGTTAAACTATTTAAAGTAGCAGGAGGAGGTATAGATGCGTAA
- a CDS encoding RNA-binding protein: protein MRKTNDKSLKEAIEQMLNVYKIRRRYDETAIVNLWPELVGKSVANRTKELFIRDKKLFLRIESSVIKNELVMMRSQIIQKINDDAKSILIEDIVFL from the coding sequence ATGCGTAAAACAAACGACAAATCGTTGAAGGAAGCCATTGAGCAGATGCTGAATGTTTACAAGATCAGGCGCCGTTATGATGAAACCGCTATTGTAAATTTATGGCCTGAATTGGTGGGCAAATCTGTGGCTAACCGAACGAAAGAGCTATTTATCAGGGATAAAAAGTTGTTTCTGCGGATAGAATCGTCAGTAATTAAAAATGAATTGGTAATGATGCGCAGTCAGATCATCCAAAAGATAAACGACGATGCTAAATCAATACTGATAGAAGATATCGTGTTTTTGTAA
- a CDS encoding nucleoside-diphosphate kinase translates to MKNNRTFTMIKPDGVANGHIGAILDQITKAGFKIVALKYTKLSPEKAGEFYAVHSERGFYADLVAFMSSGPIVAAILEKDNAIADYRTLIGATDPTKADKGTIRNLFAKSIDANAVHGSDSDENAEIEGSFFFSAFEKF, encoded by the coding sequence ATGAAAAACAACAGAACATTTACAATGATAAAGCCCGATGGTGTTGCCAACGGCCACATCGGCGCTATTTTAGACCAGATAACTAAAGCCGGTTTCAAAATCGTAGCGCTTAAATACACAAAATTAAGCCCTGAAAAAGCCGGCGAGTTTTACGCAGTACACAGCGAGCGCGGTTTTTATGCTGATTTAGTAGCTTTTATGTCTTCCGGTCCTATCGTTGCCGCTATATTGGAAAAGGACAACGCCATTGCTGATTACCGTACGCTTATAGGCGCTACCGATCCCACCAAGGCTGATAAAGGTACCATCCGCAACCTTTTTGCAAAATCAATTGATGCCAATGCTGTGCATGGTTCAGATTCTGACGAGAACGCTGAAATAGAAGGAAGTTTCTTCTTTTCGGCTTTTGAGAAATTTTAA
- a CDS encoding exopolyphosphatase → MLDLASLAELLAQPQKIVITTHHKPDGDAMGSSLGLYNYLIQLGHHAQVIAPTDYPDFLNWMPGNEEVMIYTEESEKAATLIADAAIIFCLDFNSLTRINQMGVLVGESKAYKVMIDHHLEPQDFDDYRYWNIGACATAQLVYTFIANELNHKEYIDKDVATCLYTGILTDSASFRLPNTTSDVHRIVAELIDAGAVNWRIHELIYNSASENRLRFLGHCLANCLEILPEYNTAIIAVSKTDLAMFDVNTGDTEGIVNYALSMGSIRLAAFIVERTDMVKLSLRSKAEFPANEICKKYFSGGGHRNAAGGQSDKPLEAVVAEFKSILPEYKKLLIQ, encoded by the coding sequence ATGTTGGATTTAGCCTCGCTTGCAGAACTTTTAGCTCAGCCCCAAAAAATAGTTATTACAACGCATCATAAACCAGATGGCGATGCCATGGGTTCTTCTTTAGGTTTGTATAACTACCTCATACAACTCGGCCACCATGCGCAGGTGATTGCTCCTACCGATTATCCCGACTTTTTAAACTGGATGCCGGGTAACGAGGAGGTGATGATCTACACTGAGGAGTCTGAAAAGGCAGCCACCCTGATTGCTGATGCGGCTATTATTTTTTGTCTGGATTTTAACAGCCTAACCCGCATTAACCAGATGGGTGTGCTGGTTGGCGAAAGTAAAGCTTATAAGGTGATGATAGATCATCACCTGGAGCCTCAGGATTTTGATGATTACCGCTACTGGAACATTGGTGCCTGTGCAACTGCCCAATTAGTGTATACCTTTATTGCAAATGAACTAAATCATAAAGAATATATAGACAAAGATGTGGCCACCTGCTTATATACAGGCATCCTTACCGATTCGGCATCTTTCCGTTTGCCAAATACTACATCTGATGTTCACCGCATTGTTGCCGAGCTGATTGATGCCGGCGCAGTAAACTGGCGCATTCATGAATTGATCTATAACAGCGCATCAGAAAACCGGCTGCGGTTTTTAGGGCATTGCCTGGCCAATTGCCTTGAGATACTACCCGAGTACAATACAGCTATTATTGCCGTTAGTAAAACCGATCTTGCTATGTTTGATGTAAACACAGGCGATACGGAAGGAATTGTTAATTACGCACTTTCTATGGGCAGCATTAGGTTGGCTGCTTTTATTGTGGAGCGTACCGATATGGTAAAACTATCTTTACGCAGCAAAGCGGAGTTTCCGGCCAATGAGATTTGTAAAAAATATTTCAGCGGTGGCGGTCACCGCAATGCAGCCGGGGGGCAGTCTGATAAACCTCTTGAAGCAGTTGTAGCAGAATTTAAATCGATATTACCAGAATATAAAAAACTATTAATACAGTAA
- a CDS encoding peptidylprolyl isomerase, translating into MKKTFYTLLALAAFAVNANAQTTQRLPNGVQCQVIKQNPGEKIKQSDVVTFNVEQRTESDSLLFSSFKMGQAVKVQIQPSRNVGDLMDVMPLLTAGDSAIVKVPVDSIFKGHEDQRPAFLKAGGNIVYKVKVEKVQTIAEAIAERNAAMAKVKAQETMLAEAYVKEHKLVMKTTPSGLRYVITQQGKGVKPLSGDSVKVNYAGRTLDGKLFDTSIKSVAAAAGVENPNRPYEPIAFPVGMSKVIRGWDEGLLLLNEGTKATFIIPSALGYGEQGSGPGIPPFSTLVFDVELVKVTPAKRLASKATRVTAKKGRGAVTKKRNAVKKKN; encoded by the coding sequence ATGAAGAAAACTTTTTATACCCTACTAGCGCTGGCTGCATTTGCAGTGAATGCCAATGCACAAACAACCCAACGCTTACCAAACGGTGTGCAATGCCAGGTAATTAAACAAAACCCGGGCGAAAAAATCAAACAAAGCGATGTGGTTACCTTCAATGTTGAGCAACGCACGGAAAGTGACTCGCTGCTGTTCAGCAGCTTTAAAATGGGGCAGGCGGTTAAAGTTCAGATCCAGCCATCCCGCAATGTTGGCGACCTGATGGATGTAATGCCATTGCTAACTGCCGGCGATAGCGCCATTGTTAAAGTACCTGTAGATTCTATCTTCAAAGGGCACGAAGATCAGCGCCCGGCATTTTTAAAAGCCGGCGGCAATATTGTTTACAAAGTAAAGGTGGAGAAGGTGCAAACCATAGCCGAGGCGATTGCGGAACGCAACGCAGCAATGGCAAAGGTAAAAGCACAGGAAACGATGTTGGCCGAGGCCTATGTTAAAGAACATAAACTGGTGATGAAAACCACCCCGTCAGGCTTGCGTTATGTGATTACGCAGCAGGGGAAGGGTGTAAAACCACTTAGCGGCGATTCAGTAAAAGTAAATTATGCCGGCCGCACGCTGGATGGAAAACTATTTGATACCAGCATCAAATCGGTGGCAGCTGCAGCCGGGGTTGAAAATCCTAACCGCCCCTATGAGCCAATTGCATTCCCTGTAGGAATGAGTAAAGTGATTCGTGGCTGGGACGAAGGTTTACTCTTGTTGAACGAAGGCACAAAAGCAACCTTTATTATTCCATCTGCACTGGGTTATGGAGAGCAGGGTTCCGGTCCGGGCATTCCGCCGTTTAGTACACTTGTTTTTGATGTAGAACTGGTAAAAGTTACGCCCGCAAAGCGACTCGCATCCAAAGCTACCCGTGTTACTGCCAAAAAAGGTAGAGGCGCGGTAACCAAAAAACGAAACGCAGTTAAAAAGAAAAATTAA
- a CDS encoding hydrolase TatD, translating into MVLTDTHTHLYYEADDIKRAALMQRCLDSGVERLFLPNVDAASIPMMNDLLEAYPANCFGMLGLHPCSVKENWAHELALMQPALHKHPIYAIGEIGIDLYWDKSFLTEQIHAFKLQIKWAKELRLPIVIHCRDAFNEVYQVLQEERGDDLRGIFHCFGGSLEQAQSVIDLGFYLGIGGVVTYKNGGLDKILPQIDLNHVVLETDSPYLSPVPYRGKPNESSYLTYIAQKVADLYNISFTEVARITTENSKKVFGV; encoded by the coding sequence ATGGTATTAACCGATACGCATACCCATTTATATTACGAGGCGGATGATATTAAGCGCGCCGCTTTGATGCAGCGTTGTTTAGATAGCGGTGTGGAACGCTTATTTCTGCCCAATGTTGACGCCGCTTCTATCCCGATGATGAATGATCTGCTGGAAGCCTACCCAGCTAATTGCTTTGGCATGCTGGGGCTGCACCCGTGTTCGGTAAAAGAGAACTGGGCGCACGAACTGGCGCTAATGCAACCCGCACTGCACAAACATCCTATTTATGCCATTGGCGAAATAGGGATTGATCTGTATTGGGATAAAAGCTTTTTAACCGAACAGATCCATGCTTTTAAATTGCAGATTAAATGGGCTAAGGAATTGCGTTTGCCCATTGTAATTCATTGCCGGGATGCCTTTAATGAGGTATACCAGGTACTGCAGGAGGAGCGTGGAGACGATTTGCGCGGCATCTTCCATTGCTTTGGCGGATCGCTGGAGCAGGCCCAAAGTGTGATTGACCTTGGTTTTTACCTTGGCATCGGGGGGGTGGTGACTTATAAAAACGGCGGACTGGATAAAATCTTACCGCAAATTGATTTAAATCATGTGGTTTTAGAAACCGATTCTCCGTATCTTTCGCCTGTTCCGTATCGCGGCAAACCTAACGAAAGCTCTTATTTAACTTACATAGCCCAAAAGGTTGCAGACCTGTATAACATTAGTTTTACAGAAGTAGCCCGTATTACTACCGAAAATTCAAAAAAGGTTTTCGGGGTTTAA
- a CDS encoding L-asparaginase 1, translated as MSQILIIYTGGTIGMMADPVTKVLVPINFEQIMDNVPELEKLNCKIKVHSFEQIIDSSNMNPAVWSELAGLIEANYNDVDGFVILHGSDTMAFTASALSFMLQNLDKPVIFTGSQLPISAVRTDAKENLMTAIEIAKAKKNDKARVPEVCIYFDYKLFRGNRAFKYNSSKFEAFRSPNYPILAESGVHLRFAANEIRQPGEGPLKIHNNLVSDVAVLKLYPGISAKVVETILGADVRGIVMETFGAGNTTTDQWFIDLLKNAIDAGKVVLDISQCKVGTVELGRYETSRELKDMGVASGFDMTFEAAVTKMMYLLGEIDDPQEVRRCLEKDLRGELTES; from the coding sequence ATGAGCCAAATTCTGATCATCTACACCGGGGGGACAATCGGTATGATGGCCGACCCTGTTACTAAAGTACTTGTACCAATAAATTTTGAGCAGATAATGGACAATGTGCCTGAGCTGGAAAAGCTCAACTGCAAAATAAAGGTGCATTCGTTCGAACAGATAATCGATTCATCAAATATGAACCCGGCAGTTTGGAGCGAACTGGCCGGTTTGATAGAAGCTAATTACAATGATGTTGACGGTTTCGTGATCCTGCATGGATCGGATACAATGGCTTTTACAGCCTCTGCCCTGAGCTTTATGCTGCAGAATTTGGATAAGCCGGTAATCTTTACGGGCTCCCAGCTCCCAATCAGCGCCGTACGTACAGATGCCAAGGAAAACCTGATGACGGCAATAGAAATTGCTAAAGCTAAAAAGAACGATAAGGCGCGCGTGCCCGAGGTGTGTATCTATTTTGATTACAAACTCTTCCGCGGTAACCGTGCATTTAAATATAATTCTTCAAAATTCGAGGCGTTCCGGTCGCCAAATTATCCTATCCTGGCTGAGTCCGGCGTACACTTGCGCTTTGCCGCAAACGAAATCCGCCAGCCGGGAGAAGGCCCGTTGAAGATCCATAACAATTTGGTGAGCGATGTTGCAGTGCTTAAACTGTACCCAGGCATTAGCGCGAAGGTGGTAGAAACCATATTGGGTGCAGACGTGCGCGGTATTGTAATGGAAACCTTTGGTGCCGGCAATACTACTACCGACCAATGGTTTATCGATCTGCTGAAAAATGCGATCGATGCAGGTAAGGTTGTACTGGATATCTCTCAATGTAAAGTGGGTACCGTAGAGCTGGGCCGTTACGAAACCAGTAGGGAGCTGAAAGATATGGGCGTAGCCAGCGGATTCGACATGACTTTTGAAGCCGCCGTAACCAAAATGATGTACCTGCTAGGCGAGATAGACGATCCTCAGGAAGTTAGGCGTTGTTTGGAAAAAGATTTACGTGGAGAGTTGACAGAATCTTAG
- a CDS encoding deoxyribodipyrimidine photolyase, protein MAAITIIFPHQLFEKHPAVKADRPVYLVEEWLFFNQYTFHKKKLLLHRAAMKCYADRLAGQGIAVHYIEATDPLSDIRELIPHLAAQKLSAIHYAHLADDWLESRLDSACAKHNMQLAKYRSPNWLNTAEEVSDYFDGRKTYFQTDFYTQQRKQRKILLEPDGKPIGGKWTFDTENRLKFPKNGAVPLPDVPGKNSYVTEGAEWVDQHYPDNYGTTSSPFGNLGGFYPVSHKEAEEWLNNFLSHRFGNFGIYEDAMVARESFLYHSVLTPMLNIGLLNPQQIIERALQIATESDVPMNSLEGFIRQIMGWREFIHIVYEREHVKQRTRNYWGFTRKIPATFWKGETGILPVDTVIKKALHTGYSHHIERLMVMGNFMLLCEFDPHEVYRWFMEMYIDAYDWVMVPNTYGMTQFADGGLMTTKPYISGSNYLIKMGDWQKGPWQEIWDGLFWRFMHVHRNFFLQNPRLGMLVKTFDKMPEEKRSRHLNTAEKFLMELDRG, encoded by the coding sequence ATGGCTGCTATCACCATTATCTTCCCTCACCAGCTTTTTGAAAAACATCCTGCAGTAAAAGCAGACCGGCCGGTTTACCTGGTAGAGGAATGGCTCTTTTTTAATCAATATACTTTCCACAAAAAGAAGCTGCTGCTGCACCGTGCGGCTATGAAATGCTATGCAGATCGGTTGGCGGGTCAGGGCATTGCGGTGCATTATATTGAGGCGACAGATCCACTTTCCGATATTCGTGAACTGATACCGCATCTTGCCGCACAAAAACTTTCAGCCATTCACTATGCCCACCTAGCCGATGACTGGCTGGAGAGCCGACTGGATAGTGCCTGCGCAAAACACAACATGCAATTAGCCAAATATCGTAGTCCTAATTGGCTCAACACTGCTGAAGAAGTAAGCGACTATTTCGACGGGCGGAAAACCTATTTCCAAACTGACTTTTATACCCAACAGCGCAAACAGCGCAAGATTCTATTGGAGCCCGACGGCAAACCCATTGGTGGTAAGTGGACCTTCGATACCGAGAACCGGCTGAAATTTCCTAAGAACGGGGCGGTACCTCTGCCCGATGTGCCGGGTAAAAACTCCTACGTAACCGAGGGCGCCGAATGGGTTGATCAGCATTACCCGGATAATTATGGTACCACATCATCGCCCTTTGGCAATTTAGGTGGTTTTTACCCGGTCAGCCACAAGGAGGCAGAAGAGTGGCTAAATAATTTCCTTTCGCATCGATTCGGCAACTTTGGGATCTATGAGGATGCCATGGTAGCCCGCGAGAGTTTTTTGTACCATTCGGTACTTACCCCAATGCTGAACATTGGGTTGCTGAATCCGCAGCAAATTATCGAAAGGGCCTTGCAAATAGCGACAGAAAGCGATGTGCCAATGAATTCTTTGGAAGGTTTCATTCGCCAAATAATGGGCTGGCGCGAGTTTATCCATATTGTGTACGAACGCGAGCATGTGAAACAGCGCACCCGGAACTACTGGGGGTTCACGCGTAAAATTCCCGCTACTTTCTGGAAAGGTGAAACAGGAATATTGCCAGTAGATACCGTAATCAAAAAAGCCTTGCACACCGGCTATTCGCACCATATAGAGCGGTTGATGGTGATGGGCAACTTTATGTTGCTCTGCGAGTTTGACCCGCATGAGGTTTACCGCTGGTTTATGGAAATGTACATAGATGCTTACGATTGGGTGATGGTACCCAATACTTACGGGATGACCCAATTTGCCGACGGCGGCTTAATGACCACCAAGCCCTACATCAGCGGGAGTAATTACCTTATTAAAATGGGCGATTGGCAAAAAGGCCCGTGGCAGGAGATATGGGACGGGCTTTTTTGGAGATTTATGCACGTACACCGCAATTTTTTCCTGCAAAACCCAAGGCTTGGAATGTTGGTCAAAACCTTTGATAAGATGCCTGAAGAAAAGCGCAGCAGGCATTTGAACACCGCCGAAAAGTTTTTGATGGAATTGGACAGGGGCTAA